A region from the Vicia villosa cultivar HV-30 ecotype Madison, WI linkage group LG3, Vvil1.0, whole genome shotgun sequence genome encodes:
- the LOC131654894 gene encoding F-box/FBD/LRR-repeat protein At1g13570-like, whose amino-acid sequence MTLLNKKANQSDRISDLPGNVIDGILGNLKIRDQVRTSILSRKWRYMWTSAPQLCFDNNFFERYTYLEARDHASVVSKIITDVLMLHNGPIHKFTLSLSFDINYNFKSNFKITLEYLNTWIPFLSRDIKYLDLVDRWESVHEMPYIVFSCKELTYFKFGGFHLLIPPNFCGFKRLLELHLYMVRLNSHTFESLISGCPFLEKLCIELSEGFQYIDISSPTLKVLLLDLLNDVDSICLKKAENLIDFTLEASRFGLFGSIKSLPNVKMVGCNKYSYADIIPPTCLVSSLNSLEYLNLGVVNLNETRELLHIVRVLKSAPSLVKLVIQSYSFAKATQVLDHSEELECRSCCLKLQIVDISIRANSQHAVSLIQFILANSPLLKTLTFNCNFIKLDAIELHRISKDLLWMERASPRARVKFLNDGN is encoded by the exons ATGACTTTGCTCAACAAGAAGGCCAATCAAAGTGACAGAATCAGTGACTTACCAGGTAATGTCATTGATGGCATCTTAGGAAACTTGAAAATCAGAGACCAAGTTAGAACTAGTATTTTGTCAAGAAAGTGGAGGTATATGTGGACTTCAGCTCCACAACTTTGTTTTGATAACAACTTTTTTGAAAGATATACCTATCTTGAAGCCCGTGACCATGCCTCTGTAGTCTCTAAAATCATCACGGATGTTCTTATGCTTCACAATGGGCCGATACACAAGTTTACTCTTTCCTTATCATTTGACATTAACTATAATTTCAAATCTAATTTTAAGATCACACTGGAATACCTCAATACATGGATTCCTTTTTTGTCAAGGGACATTAAATATCTCGATCTTGTGGACCGCTGGGAATCGGTTCATGAAATGCCATATATTGTCTTCTCTTGTAAGGAATTGACTTACTTTAAGTTTGGCGGATTTCACTTGTTAATTCCACCTAATTTTTGTGGCTTTAAAAGATTGCTTGAACTTCACTTATATATGGTTAGACTCAACTCCCATACATTTGAGAGTCTTATTTCAGGTTGTCCATTTCTTGAAAAGCTTTGCATTGAATTAAGTGAAGGTTTTCAATATATAGATATTTCTTCTCCTACTCTCAAAGTCTTATTACTAGACCTACTTAATGATGTGGATTCAATTTGTCTCAAGAAagcagaaaatttgattgattttACCCTCGAAGCTTCGCGCTTCGGCTTATTTGGTTCGATCAAAAGTTTGCCAAATGTTAAGATGGTCGGTTGTAATAAG TACTCATATGCAGATATCATTCCTCCCACGTGTCTAGTAAGCTCATTGAACTCATTAGAGTATCTGAATTTGGGTGTCGTGAATTTGAATGAAACAAGAGAACTTTTGCATATTGTTAGAGTACTCAAAAGTGCTCCTAGCTTGGTTAAACTTGTCATTCAG AGTTATAGCTTTGCTAAAGCCACACAAGTGTTGGATCATTCAGAAGAGTTAGAATGTCGTAGTTGTTGCCTTAAACTTCAGATAGTGGATATCAGCATTAGAGCTAATTCTCAGCATGCAGTGAGTTTGATACAGTTCATACTTGCAAATTCTCCTTTGTTAAAGACTCTTACTTTTAATTgcaattttataaaattagatGCAATTGAGTTGCATAGAATTTCAAAAGACTTGTTATGGATGGAACGAGCATCACCAAGAGCACGTGTTAAGTTCCTTAATGATGGAAATTAG